The following are encoded together in the Thunnus maccoyii chromosome 18, fThuMac1.1, whole genome shotgun sequence genome:
- the pbx4 gene encoding pre-B-cell leukemia transcription factor 4 isoform X3, which yields MDDQTRMMTGLTGLGGLQQADVGDPDSVRKQQSLGQPQQDIGDILQQIMAITDESLDEAQARCWPEDSPAHWGGSDDPTEGGRAGGGMAGGGLPLNFQHRKHALNCHRMKPALFSVLCEIKEKTVLSIRGVQEEDPPDPQIMRLDNMLLAEGVSGPEKGGGSAAAAAAAAAAGGSPTDSSIEHSDYRAKLAQIRQIYHSELEKYEQACSEFTNHVMNLLREQSRTRPISPKEIERMVAIIHRKFSSIQMQLKQSTCEAVMILRSRFLDARRKRRNFNKQATEVLNEYFYSHLSNPYPSEEAKEELAKKCGITVSQVSNWFGNKRIRYKKNIGKFQEEANLYAVKTAVDAANVSAQASQANSPATPNSGSPGSYSLSHTGDTYLGLRLLNGEGLNIAPSLQPQVDTLHRATHLTGGYEELSGSGLYTPHRLDANSWQDTTNPPSVTSPPGPPGSVHSDTSN from the exons ATGGATGACCAGACCAGAATGATGACGGGTCTCACCGGACTCGGTGGACTACAACAAGCCGATGTAGGAGACCCAGACTCGGTCAGGAAACAGCAGTCCCTCGGTCAGCCTCAACAAGACATAGGGGATATCCTACAGCAAATAATGGCCATCACCGACGAGAGCCTGGACGAAGCACAGGCCAG ATGCTGGCCAGAGGATTCGCCGGCGCATTGGGGTGGATCAGACGACcccacagagggagggagagcagggGGGGGCATGGCAGGGGGTGGCCTGCCACTCAACTTCCAGCACAG GAAGCATGCCCTGAACTGTCACAGAATGAAGCCAGCCCTCTTCAGCGTTCTCTGTGAGATCAAAGAGAAAACGG TGCTGAGTATACGAGGTGTGCAGGAGGAGGACCCCCCAGATCCCCAGATCATGAGGTTGGACAACATGCTCCTAGCAGAGGGTGTGTCAGGACCAGAGAAGGGTGGAGGATCAGCTGCAGCGGCTGccgctgcagcagcagcagggggctCACCCACCGACAGCAGCATCGAACACTCCGACTACAGAGCAAAGCTCGCCCAAATCCGCCAGATATATCACTCTGAGCTGGAGAAATATGAGCAG GCATGCAGTGAGTTCACCAACCATGTAATGAACCTGCTGAGAGAGCAGTCTCGCACACGGCCCATCTCTCCCAAGGAGATTGAGCGCATGGTGGCCATCATCCACCGCAAGTTCAGCTCCATTCAGATGCAGCTCAAACAGAGCACCTGTGAGGCCGTCATGATCCTGCGCTCACGCTTCCTCGATgccag ACGTAAGAGGCGCAACTTCAACAAGCAAGCTACAGAGGTGCTGAACGAGTATTTCTACTCTCACCTGTCTAACCCTTACCCAAGTGAGGAAGCAAAGGAGGAGCTGGCCAAAAAGTGTGGGATCACTGTGTCTCAG GTCTCTAATTGGTTTGGCAACAAGAGAATACGTTACAAGAAGAACATTGGTAAGTTCCAGGAGGAAGCGAACCTCTACGCAGTTAAAACAGCGGTGGATGCTGCCAATGTGTCGGCGCAGGCTAGCCAGGCTAACTCTCCGGCAACACCCAACTCAG GGTCACCAGGGTCATACAGTTTGTCTCACACAGGCGACACCTACCTTGGCCTGCGTTTGCTCAACGGGGAGGGTCTCAACATCGCCCCCTCTCTACAGCCGCAG GTGGATACCCTGCACCGTGCTACACACCTGACGGGCGGCTATGAGGAGCTGTCAGGTAGTGGCCTCTACACCCCTCATCGCCTGGAT GCTAACAGCTGGCAGGACACCACCAACCCCCCCTCGGTCACCTCCCCTCCCGGTCCTCCTGGCAGCGTCCACTCCGACACCTCCAACTGA
- the pbx4 gene encoding pre-B-cell leukemia transcription factor 4 isoform X1 codes for MDDQTRMMTGLTGLGGLQQADVGDPDSVRKQQSLGQPQQDIGDILQQIMAITDESLDEAQARCWPEDSPAHWGGSDDPTEGGRAGGGMAGGGLPLNFQHRKHALNCHRMKPALFSVLCEIKEKTVLSIRGVQEEDPPDPQIMRLDNMLLAEGVSGPEKGGGSAAAAAAAAAAGGSPTDSSIEHSDYRAKLAQIRQIYHSELEKYEQACSEFTNHVMNLLREQSRTRPISPKEIERMVAIIHRKFSSIQMQLKQSTCEAVMILRSRFLDARRKRRNFNKQATEVLNEYFYSHLSNPYPSEEAKEELAKKCGITVSQVSNWFGNKRIRYKKNIGKFQEEANLYAVKTAVDAANVSAQASQANSPATPNSGGYPAPCYTPDGRL; via the exons ATGGATGACCAGACCAGAATGATGACGGGTCTCACCGGACTCGGTGGACTACAACAAGCCGATGTAGGAGACCCAGACTCGGTCAGGAAACAGCAGTCCCTCGGTCAGCCTCAACAAGACATAGGGGATATCCTACAGCAAATAATGGCCATCACCGACGAGAGCCTGGACGAAGCACAGGCCAG ATGCTGGCCAGAGGATTCGCCGGCGCATTGGGGTGGATCAGACGACcccacagagggagggagagcagggGGGGGCATGGCAGGGGGTGGCCTGCCACTCAACTTCCAGCACAG GAAGCATGCCCTGAACTGTCACAGAATGAAGCCAGCCCTCTTCAGCGTTCTCTGTGAGATCAAAGAGAAAACGG TGCTGAGTATACGAGGTGTGCAGGAGGAGGACCCCCCAGATCCCCAGATCATGAGGTTGGACAACATGCTCCTAGCAGAGGGTGTGTCAGGACCAGAGAAGGGTGGAGGATCAGCTGCAGCGGCTGccgctgcagcagcagcagggggctCACCCACCGACAGCAGCATCGAACACTCCGACTACAGAGCAAAGCTCGCCCAAATCCGCCAGATATATCACTCTGAGCTGGAGAAATATGAGCAG GCATGCAGTGAGTTCACCAACCATGTAATGAACCTGCTGAGAGAGCAGTCTCGCACACGGCCCATCTCTCCCAAGGAGATTGAGCGCATGGTGGCCATCATCCACCGCAAGTTCAGCTCCATTCAGATGCAGCTCAAACAGAGCACCTGTGAGGCCGTCATGATCCTGCGCTCACGCTTCCTCGATgccag ACGTAAGAGGCGCAACTTCAACAAGCAAGCTACAGAGGTGCTGAACGAGTATTTCTACTCTCACCTGTCTAACCCTTACCCAAGTGAGGAAGCAAAGGAGGAGCTGGCCAAAAAGTGTGGGATCACTGTGTCTCAG GTCTCTAATTGGTTTGGCAACAAGAGAATACGTTACAAGAAGAACATTGGTAAGTTCCAGGAGGAAGCGAACCTCTACGCAGTTAAAACAGCGGTGGATGCTGCCAATGTGTCGGCGCAGGCTAGCCAGGCTAACTCTCCGGCAACACCCAACTCAG GTGGATACCCTGCACCGTGCTACACACCTGACGGGCGGCTATGA
- the pbx4 gene encoding pre-B-cell leukemia transcription factor 4 isoform X2, producing the protein MDDQTRMMTGLTGLGGLQQADVGDPDSVRKQQSLGQPQQDIGDILQQIMAITDESLDEAQARKHALNCHRMKPALFSVLCEIKEKTVLSIRGVQEEDPPDPQIMRLDNMLLAEGVSGPEKGGGSAAAAAAAAAAGGSPTDSSIEHSDYRAKLAQIRQIYHSELEKYEQACSEFTNHVMNLLREQSRTRPISPKEIERMVAIIHRKFSSIQMQLKQSTCEAVMILRSRFLDARRKRRNFNKQATEVLNEYFYSHLSNPYPSEEAKEELAKKCGITVSQVSNWFGNKRIRYKKNIGKFQEEANLYAVKTAVDAANVSAQASQANSPATPNSGGYPAPCYTPDGRL; encoded by the exons ATGGATGACCAGACCAGAATGATGACGGGTCTCACCGGACTCGGTGGACTACAACAAGCCGATGTAGGAGACCCAGACTCGGTCAGGAAACAGCAGTCCCTCGGTCAGCCTCAACAAGACATAGGGGATATCCTACAGCAAATAATGGCCATCACCGACGAGAGCCTGGACGAAGCACAGGCCAG GAAGCATGCCCTGAACTGTCACAGAATGAAGCCAGCCCTCTTCAGCGTTCTCTGTGAGATCAAAGAGAAAACGG TGCTGAGTATACGAGGTGTGCAGGAGGAGGACCCCCCAGATCCCCAGATCATGAGGTTGGACAACATGCTCCTAGCAGAGGGTGTGTCAGGACCAGAGAAGGGTGGAGGATCAGCTGCAGCGGCTGccgctgcagcagcagcagggggctCACCCACCGACAGCAGCATCGAACACTCCGACTACAGAGCAAAGCTCGCCCAAATCCGCCAGATATATCACTCTGAGCTGGAGAAATATGAGCAG GCATGCAGTGAGTTCACCAACCATGTAATGAACCTGCTGAGAGAGCAGTCTCGCACACGGCCCATCTCTCCCAAGGAGATTGAGCGCATGGTGGCCATCATCCACCGCAAGTTCAGCTCCATTCAGATGCAGCTCAAACAGAGCACCTGTGAGGCCGTCATGATCCTGCGCTCACGCTTCCTCGATgccag ACGTAAGAGGCGCAACTTCAACAAGCAAGCTACAGAGGTGCTGAACGAGTATTTCTACTCTCACCTGTCTAACCCTTACCCAAGTGAGGAAGCAAAGGAGGAGCTGGCCAAAAAGTGTGGGATCACTGTGTCTCAG GTCTCTAATTGGTTTGGCAACAAGAGAATACGTTACAAGAAGAACATTGGTAAGTTCCAGGAGGAAGCGAACCTCTACGCAGTTAAAACAGCGGTGGATGCTGCCAATGTGTCGGCGCAGGCTAGCCAGGCTAACTCTCCGGCAACACCCAACTCAG GTGGATACCCTGCACCGTGCTACACACCTGACGGGCGGCTATGA
- the pbx4 gene encoding pre-B-cell leukemia transcription factor 4 isoform X4: MDDQTRMMTGLTGLGGLQQADVGDPDSVRKQQSLGQPQQDIGDILQQIMAITDESLDEAQARKHALNCHRMKPALFSVLCEIKEKTVLSIRGVQEEDPPDPQIMRLDNMLLAEGVSGPEKGGGSAAAAAAAAAAGGSPTDSSIEHSDYRAKLAQIRQIYHSELEKYEQACSEFTNHVMNLLREQSRTRPISPKEIERMVAIIHRKFSSIQMQLKQSTCEAVMILRSRFLDARRKRRNFNKQATEVLNEYFYSHLSNPYPSEEAKEELAKKCGITVSQVSNWFGNKRIRYKKNIGKFQEEANLYAVKTAVDAANVSAQASQANSPATPNSGSPGSYSLSHTGDTYLGLRLLNGEGLNIAPSLQPQVDTLHRATHLTGGYEELSGSGLYTPHRLDANSWQDTTNPPSVTSPPGPPGSVHSDTSN, from the exons ATGGATGACCAGACCAGAATGATGACGGGTCTCACCGGACTCGGTGGACTACAACAAGCCGATGTAGGAGACCCAGACTCGGTCAGGAAACAGCAGTCCCTCGGTCAGCCTCAACAAGACATAGGGGATATCCTACAGCAAATAATGGCCATCACCGACGAGAGCCTGGACGAAGCACAGGCCAG GAAGCATGCCCTGAACTGTCACAGAATGAAGCCAGCCCTCTTCAGCGTTCTCTGTGAGATCAAAGAGAAAACGG TGCTGAGTATACGAGGTGTGCAGGAGGAGGACCCCCCAGATCCCCAGATCATGAGGTTGGACAACATGCTCCTAGCAGAGGGTGTGTCAGGACCAGAGAAGGGTGGAGGATCAGCTGCAGCGGCTGccgctgcagcagcagcagggggctCACCCACCGACAGCAGCATCGAACACTCCGACTACAGAGCAAAGCTCGCCCAAATCCGCCAGATATATCACTCTGAGCTGGAGAAATATGAGCAG GCATGCAGTGAGTTCACCAACCATGTAATGAACCTGCTGAGAGAGCAGTCTCGCACACGGCCCATCTCTCCCAAGGAGATTGAGCGCATGGTGGCCATCATCCACCGCAAGTTCAGCTCCATTCAGATGCAGCTCAAACAGAGCACCTGTGAGGCCGTCATGATCCTGCGCTCACGCTTCCTCGATgccag ACGTAAGAGGCGCAACTTCAACAAGCAAGCTACAGAGGTGCTGAACGAGTATTTCTACTCTCACCTGTCTAACCCTTACCCAAGTGAGGAAGCAAAGGAGGAGCTGGCCAAAAAGTGTGGGATCACTGTGTCTCAG GTCTCTAATTGGTTTGGCAACAAGAGAATACGTTACAAGAAGAACATTGGTAAGTTCCAGGAGGAAGCGAACCTCTACGCAGTTAAAACAGCGGTGGATGCTGCCAATGTGTCGGCGCAGGCTAGCCAGGCTAACTCTCCGGCAACACCCAACTCAG GGTCACCAGGGTCATACAGTTTGTCTCACACAGGCGACACCTACCTTGGCCTGCGTTTGCTCAACGGGGAGGGTCTCAACATCGCCCCCTCTCTACAGCCGCAG GTGGATACCCTGCACCGTGCTACACACCTGACGGGCGGCTATGAGGAGCTGTCAGGTAGTGGCCTCTACACCCCTCATCGCCTGGAT GCTAACAGCTGGCAGGACACCACCAACCCCCCCTCGGTCACCTCCCCTCCCGGTCCTCCTGGCAGCGTCCACTCCGACACCTCCAACTGA